The Staphylococcus simiae genome includes the window TGGGTCTTAGTCATACCCAAATCATCCATCATTTGTTGAGCGATATATGAAATATTGGCTCTATCCATATACGCAATTACCCCAATAATAAAGAATGCTAGCGCGAACATCCACCTAACGTTTGTACGTTTTTCTTTCATAATTTTTTCCTACTTCCCTTATTTTTTTCACTTTAATCTGGAATGGTAAATGACTGAACATGCCCCGTGTCTCATGTTCTCCCTTTATTACTATTACCAATGAATCAAAGTTATTTTTTATAATCTTACCAAACCGAGTAAGCGTTTACAATACGTTATATAAATATTTTATAAAATTCCGTAAAATTTTTGTCTAAAAAACACTAAAAAGCTACTTTTTGACACATAGTTTCCTATGATATCAACTTCTAATAAAGCTTAATGCCTTTATCTGGGAATATTTTATAAACCCGACAGTGACTGCCAAATGCTTAAATTTAAGTCTAAAAGGTTTTTGTCATAGCCTTACTTTTTTATGCTTATAATTAAGTACTCATTTAACTTAACTTTCTCTTTTTACAAGCATTTATCTATATTTTTGCTTATAATATAGTCTAAGACGTTTTGAGGTAATGATTGCAATTATTACACTGCTTTTGAGCTGTTTGAATTTTAAAGGAGATATTAATTATAAATGGAACAAATTATTACTGAATTTATTAGTCGTTTTGGCTATGCTGCTATTTTTATTTTAATCTTATTAGAAAATGTATTACCTGTTGTCCCTTCTGAAATTATATTAACTTTTGCAGGACTAATGTCGGTTAAATCTCATCTATCTCTTGTCACATTGTTTATAATCGCAACGATAGCATCATTTATCGGCTTGCTTATCCTCTATTATATTTGTCGCCTTATTTCTGAAGAACGTTTATATCGTTTTATTGATAGACACGGTAAATGGATTAAATTGAAAAGTGATGATTTGAGACGTGCCAATAATTGGTTTAAAAAGTATGGCATGTGGGCAGTATTCATTTGTCGTTTTATTCCAGTATTACGTGTGTTGATTACTATTCCAGCAGGTGTTAATCGTATGAACGTTGTTATGTTTGCGGTTATTTCCTTAATTGGTACTACAATTTGGAACTTTGGTTTAATCTTGCTAGGACGTGCATTAAGTGATAGCTTTGGCACTTTAATGACTGGATTACATACATATTCTCGCATTATGTATGTTGTTATTATCATTGCTGTCATATACTTAATCTTCCGCTACTTTACTAAACGTAAAAAAGTCAAATAATATTGAAGTATAGATTCCCTACTTTTTAGACTGTTTATTTAAATGTATATTTAAACCCTCAACAATATCAGTCTGATTTGTTAGAGAAACGCAGTAAACATCTCGATTGTTGCCGAGGTGTTTTTATTTTGTCAAATTGTCGTATCATCTTATTCTTATTACCTTATGATCATTATTATGATGATTTTAAGCATTCTTATTGAAAATTGTATCCGCTTTCTTGATAATTGAGTCAAAGCCCATTAATAAACTATCTTTCAATACATAACAGGAGTGACTTATTTTATGACTCATATAACTGAAAAAGAATTAAAGAACAAGTATCTCGATTTATTATCGCAACGTTTTGATTCTCCAGAAAAGTTAGCCACTGAAATTATTAATTTAGAATCTATTCTAGAATTACCTAAAGGTACAGAACACTTTGTTAGTGATTTACATGGTGAATATGAATCATTCCAACATGTCTTACGTAATGGTTCTGGTAATGTCCGTGCTAAAATTGAAGACATTTTCAAAGATAAGCTAACTCCAAAAGAATTAAACGATTTAACAGCTTTAGTTTATTATCCTGAAGATAAATTAAAGTTAGTTAAAAGTGACTTTCAAACTGCTGGTCATCTTCATGTGTGGTATATCACAACTATCGAACATCTTATTGAATTGATTACATACTGTTCTTCCAAATATACGCGTTCAAAACTACGTCGTGCGTTACCAAAACAATTTGTTTACCTTATTGAAGAACTTCTCTATAAAAACAACGAATTTCACAATAAAAAGTCTTACTATGAAACATTAGTCAATCAGGTGATTGAATTAAAACAAGCTGATGATCTAATTATTGGTTTAGCCTATACCATTCAACGTTTAGTCGTGGATCATCTACATGTCGTTGGGGATATTTACGATCGTGGTCCCGAACCTGACAAAATTATGGATACGTTAATTGATTATCATTCTTTAGATATTCAATGGGGTAATCATGATGTACTCTGGATTGGTGCTTATGCTGGTTCAAAAGTATGTTTAGCTAATTTATTACGTATATGTGCACGCTATGACAATTTAGATATTATCGAAGATGCTTATGGTATTAACTTACGACCATTATTAACACTAGCTGAAAAATACTACGACAGTGATAATCCTGCTTTTAAACCGAAAAAACGTCCAGATAAACACGAACGTCTAACACAACGTGAAGAAAGTCAAATCACTAAAATACATCAAGCTATAGCGATGATTCAATTCAAATTAGAAATGCCGATTATTAAACGTCGTCCTACATTCGAAATGGACGAACGTCTCGTGTTAGAAAAAGTGAATTATGACACTAACGACATTACAATTTATGGCCATACATATCCATTAAAAGATACATGTTTCCAAACAGTGGATCCTAATGATCCTGCTAAACTACTACCAGAAGAAGAGGAAGTCGTAAATAAACTTTTATTATCATTCCAACAATCTGAAAAATTACGTCGCCATATGTCCTTTTTAATGCGTAAAGGAACACTATATCTTCCATATAATGGTAATTTATTAATTCATGGTTGTATTCCAGTTGATGATAATGGTGAAATGGAATCTTTTGAAATTGATGGACAATCATACAGTGGTCGTGAATTAATTGATGTGTTTGAATATCATGTTAGGAAATCTTTTGATCATAAGGAAGAAACTGATGATTTATCAACAGATTTAGTGTGGTATTTATGGACTGGGAAATATTCATCACTATTTGGCAAACGTGCGATGACAACATTCGAACGTTACTTTATTGAAGACAAAACGTCTCATAAAGAAGAGAAAAATCCATACTATCACTTACGAGAAGATGTCACTATGATTCGTAAAATGTTGAGCGACTTTGGTTTAAATCCAGATGAGGGTCGAATTATTAACGGCCATACACCAGTTAAAGAGATTAATGGTGAAGATCCTATTAAAGCTGAAGGAAAGATGTTAGTTATTGATGGTGGCTTTTCAAAAGCGTATCAATCAACGACAGGTATCGCTGGTTATACATTATTATATAATTCATTTGGTATGCAGCTGGTAGCTCATCAAGAATTCAATGCCAAAGAAAAAATATTAGCTGATGGCATTGATGAATTATCAATCAAACGCGTCGTCGACAAAGAATTACAACGTAAAAAAATTAGAGATACCAACAAAGGTAAAGAACTACAAGATCAAATCGATATATTAAAAATGTTAATGCATGATCGCTATTTAGATTAATGTTTAGAGGCTGGGACATAAATCCCAAAATCGAGTAGGAGGATAACCATTATTTGATTATCTGGAAATGATAATTTAATAATGTACACTTTTGACTGTTTAAGTATGTACAATCTGTAAAATTTAGAGATAATTTTATTGAGGTGAATAACAATGAAATTATCTTTAGATATAAATACAGATTATGAAGTTACAACTCTTTCAGATTTACCAAAATTAAAAATTGTTATGGAGAGCTTAAACATGAAAATTAATAAAAGTGAAATCGCAAGACAAATGAATGTAGATCGAAGAACAATAGATAAATATTTAAATGGCTTTAAACCTTCGGTTAATCGAAAAAAACAATCTAAAATTGATCCCTATTATGATTTAATAAAAGAATTGTTGTCTGAAGAATGTGAACAGAAATTCTTTTATAAACGCGTGTTATGGCAATACCTTAAAGATAATCATGGTCTAAATTGTGCGTATTCCACATTTAGAACATATATAAGAAAACATGATTTATTCAATAATTATTTTAAAAAAGGACGACAAAAGTCAACGCCTGTTGGAACAACTAGATTTGAAACAAAACCAGGTTGCCAAGCTCAATTTGATTGGAAGGAAGATATAAGATTTAAAACGAAGGATCATCAAGAGGTATCTTTAAATATTGGTGTTTTACTCCTGTCATATTCACGCTTCAAAATTATGCAAGTTACGATGAGTAAATCATTAGATGTATTACTTAATTTAATGGTTCAAGCTTTTGAATCTATTGAAGGTGTTCCAGAGGAACTTGTTACAGATAATATGAAAACAGTGATGAGTCAACCTAGGACTGAAACGTTTAGTGGACAAGTTAATCCTAAATTCAAACAATTCGCTGATGATTTTAATTTTAAAGTGAAGCCGTGTATAGCTGGTCGTCCTAGAACGAAAGGTAAAGTTGAATCCATTATGAAAATATTAGATGAAATTCATGCCTATCAAGGACAATTATACTTACATGAAATTCCACAATTTATTGACGAATTAAATGATCGTTTGAATTACTCAGTGCATAATGGGACAGGAAAAATACCAATTATTGAAGTAAAAAAAGAAAAGAGCTTCTTACAGCCATTACCCAATGTCCATGTAAGAAACTCATATAAAGTAGAACATAAATATTTGAAAGTCAATCGTTCGAATATGATTACATATCGCTCCAATCAGTACTCAGTTCCTGCTGAATACTATGGAAAAACGGTTGAAGTTCAAGTTTATGATCAACGTTTGTTTGTTTATTATAACACCAAATTAATCGTTGAGCATCCTATTACCCATCATAAATTAAATTATCAGCAACAACACTATTTAGAAACGCTAGCTGTCTCCTATGGAGACCATGATGATATTAATCAGCTGGCCTTAGATAATTTAAAAACGATAGGAGAGATGTATGATGAATAATATTACTAACTACCAACGTTTAAAAGATAATCTGTCATATCTAAAAATGAATCAAATGATTACTCATTTAGATGAAGTGATAGATTTTAGTATCACTAACGATTTATCATTTATTGATACTTTAATTAAATTGAGTGATTATGAAATCGCAGTTAAAGAAAAGAATATGATTGAATCAATGGTTAAGGTAGCAGCATTCCCTTTTAAAAAGGAACTGTGCGACTTTGACTTTTCATTCCAACCTAACGTCAATAAACAAGAAATCGTAGATTTTACTCATTTACGATTTATAGAAAACCATCAGAATATTGTCTTTTTAGGTCCAAGTGGTGTAGGTAAAACCCATTTAGCTACATCAATTGGTATGTCAGCAGCGAAAAAAAGAGTAAGTACGTATTTCATTAAATGTCATGATTTAATACAAAATTTGAAAAAATCTCAATTAGAGAATCGGTTAGAAAATAGACTCAAGCACTATAGTAAATATAAATTACTAATTATTGATGAAATAGGCTATTTACCTATTGATAGTGAAGATGCCAAACTCTTTTTCCAACTGATTGATTTAAGATATGAGAAGAAAAGTACCATTTTTACTACAAATATTAATTTCAATTTATGGAATGAAATATTTGAAGACCCTAAAATAGCTAATGCCATTTTAGATCGCATATTACATCACTCAAATGTCATAAAAATAACTGGGAAGTCTTATCGGTTAAAAGACCATTTTGTGAAAGTTGAAAAGACAGAATGACATTTTTGTACATTCTTAAACAATCATTTTTGTACATTCTTTTATTGACATTTACAGATTATCCGTCCTCTCACACCACCGAGCGTACGGTTCCGTACTCGGCGGTTCAATATCTTGCGTAAGCCGTCTCTGCGAGTTGGGTTAATGGTTCTAACCCCCACTTGTAGAGACGTTTTGTTGTAAGTGCACGATGAACTTCATGCGTTGATGATAAGCGCCAGTATTTCTTTCTTGAATTGGCAATTTTCATTGCACTCTTATGGTCAAGTCCATACTTACGTAACATCTTATATTTGGTTTTTATTCTTTTCCATCTTTTGAGGATTAGTTGTCTAATGCGTCGGTTTAACCATGATTGTAACTTCGTTACAAAACCTGTAATAAATCCTTTACCAAAGTAATTTATCCACCCTCGTGTTACTTGATTAATTTCTGATATAATCTCTTTAAAGGTACCTGGTCTATTTCGTTTCGTTAGACGTCTTAAGGTGCGTTTTAAATTTCTTCTTGCTTCCATAGTCGGTCTGAAACGATAAGTGCCATTTACTTTGGTCATTAGACAACTCAAGAACTTTAAACGTGTGATAGAACCTACCTTGCTCTTTTCACTATTTACAATAAGTTTAAGGTCTTTTTCGATAAACTTTGTCACACTTTCCATGACACGTTGACCCGCTCGTTTTGTACGTACAAAGATGACGAAGTCATCTGCATAACGAACAAAGCGATGACCACGTTTCTCCAATTCATTATCTAATTCGTGAAGATAAATATTACAAAGTAACGGGGAAATAACACCACCTTGCGGTGCACCTATTTCTCTACTTCGATAATTACCATTGAGGTCGATTGCACCAACCTGTAGGCTTCTACGAATAAATTTAGAAATGGCTTTATCTTGAACATGTCGTTCAAATAGATACATTAATTTATCATGGTTCAACATATCAAAGCACTGTTTTAAATCACAATCAACTGCAACTAAGTAACCTTCTTCATAGTATGTTGCACATTCTTTAAGTGCAGTTCCTGTACTACGATTCGGTCTAAAGCCATGACTGTGTTTTGAGAAAGTACGGTCGATACTAGGTTCAATGACTTGTTTAATGGCTTGTTGGATAACTCTGTCTCTTGCGACAGGGATTCCAAGCACGCGCTTTTTCCCATTTGATTTAGGTATTTCAACCTTTCTTACTGCTTGTGGCTTATACGTGCCATCAAGCAGTTTTTGTTTAATTTGTGGAAAGTATTTTGCGAAATGTGATGTTAATTCACTTACTCGCATGCCATCGATGCCAGGTGCACCGTTGTTTTTCTTCACTTTCTTAATTGCTTTTTGTATATTATTCTCTCTTACAACAAGCTCCATCATAGATGGAGACTCACGATACATTTCTTTCATTTCACCTAAGATTTACTGTACGCACTCATATATCCTTTTTCGTTCCACTACTTATCTTTCTATGAGTTGCCAATCATTAATTGTATTCTGTACGTTGTAAATCTCTAACCTCCATTCTTTACTTTGTATGAATATTGTTCAGTCCTTCAGTATTTCTACCTACTATGACCTCTGCTGACTTCTCATCATTCGTTATTACTACGATTTTTTTTATCGCTGATGAGACCTCCCCGGGTAAGAGTAACCACTTTCCACTCATTCCACTGCATCATTTACTATATAGAACTCGGGTAGTATCGGACTTTATCTTGTATTGCAGATTCATCCATTCCACATAGCCTTGTATGATATTTCTGTTCGTCAGTGCGAGTGTTTGCGTCCGACTTCCTTCAGATTCCATTTCACAATGGACACCCTTGTCTTTCGCTAACAGTTCCTACTACCAAGCCTGTAACGGACTTTCACCGTCTAGT containing:
- a CDS encoding DedA family protein — its product is MEQIITEFISRFGYAAIFILILLENVLPVVPSEIILTFAGLMSVKSHLSLVTLFIIATIASFIGLLILYYICRLISEERLYRFIDRHGKWIKLKSDDLRRANNWFKKYGMWAVFICRFIPVLRVLITIPAGVNRMNVVMFAVISLIGTTIWNFGLILLGRALSDSFGTLMTGLHTYSRIMYVVIIIAVIYLIFRYFTKRKKVK
- a CDS encoding fructose-1,6-bisphosphatase translates to MTHITEKELKNKYLDLLSQRFDSPEKLATEIINLESILELPKGTEHFVSDLHGEYESFQHVLRNGSGNVRAKIEDIFKDKLTPKELNDLTALVYYPEDKLKLVKSDFQTAGHLHVWYITTIEHLIELITYCSSKYTRSKLRRALPKQFVYLIEELLYKNNEFHNKKSYYETLVNQVIELKQADDLIIGLAYTIQRLVVDHLHVVGDIYDRGPEPDKIMDTLIDYHSLDIQWGNHDVLWIGAYAGSKVCLANLLRICARYDNLDIIEDAYGINLRPLLTLAEKYYDSDNPAFKPKKRPDKHERLTQREESQITKIHQAIAMIQFKLEMPIIKRRPTFEMDERLVLEKVNYDTNDITIYGHTYPLKDTCFQTVDPNDPAKLLPEEEEVVNKLLLSFQQSEKLRRHMSFLMRKGTLYLPYNGNLLIHGCIPVDDNGEMESFEIDGQSYSGRELIDVFEYHVRKSFDHKEETDDLSTDLVWYLWTGKYSSLFGKRAMTTFERYFIEDKTSHKEEKNPYYHLREDVTMIRKMLSDFGLNPDEGRIINGHTPVKEINGEDPIKAEGKMLVIDGGFSKAYQSTTGIAGYTLLYNSFGMQLVAHQEFNAKEKILADGIDELSIKRVVDKELQRKKIRDTNKGKELQDQIDILKMLMHDRYLD
- the istA gene encoding IS21 family transposase, which codes for MKLSLDINTDYEVTTLSDLPKLKIVMESLNMKINKSEIARQMNVDRRTIDKYLNGFKPSVNRKKQSKIDPYYDLIKELLSEECEQKFFYKRVLWQYLKDNHGLNCAYSTFRTYIRKHDLFNNYFKKGRQKSTPVGTTRFETKPGCQAQFDWKEDIRFKTKDHQEVSLNIGVLLLSYSRFKIMQVTMSKSLDVLLNLMVQAFESIEGVPEELVTDNMKTVMSQPRTETFSGQVNPKFKQFADDFNFKVKPCIAGRPRTKGKVESIMKILDEIHAYQGQLYLHEIPQFIDELNDRLNYSVHNGTGKIPIIEVKKEKSFLQPLPNVHVRNSYKVEHKYLKVNRSNMITYRSNQYSVPAEYYGKTVEVQVYDQRLFVYYNTKLIVEHPITHHKLNYQQQHYLETLAVSYGDHDDINQLALDNLKTIGEMYDE
- the istB gene encoding IS21-like element helper ATPase IstB, giving the protein MNNITNYQRLKDNLSYLKMNQMITHLDEVIDFSITNDLSFIDTLIKLSDYEIAVKEKNMIESMVKVAAFPFKKELCDFDFSFQPNVNKQEIVDFTHLRFIENHQNIVFLGPSGVGKTHLATSIGMSAAKKRVSTYFIKCHDLIQNLKKSQLENRLENRLKHYSKYKLLIIDEIGYLPIDSEDAKLFFQLIDLRYEKKSTIFTTNINFNLWNEIFEDPKIANAILDRILHHSNVIKITGKSYRLKDHFVKVEKTE
- the ltrA gene encoding group II intron reverse transcriptase/maturase — translated: MYRESPSMMELVVRENNIQKAIKKVKKNNGAPGIDGMRVSELTSHFAKYFPQIKQKLLDGTYKPQAVRKVEIPKSNGKKRVLGIPVARDRVIQQAIKQVIEPSIDRTFSKHSHGFRPNRSTGTALKECATYYEEGYLVAVDCDLKQCFDMLNHDKLMYLFERHVQDKAISKFIRRSLQVGAIDLNGNYRSREIGAPQGGVISPLLCNIYLHELDNELEKRGHRFVRYADDFVIFVRTKRAGQRVMESVTKFIEKDLKLIVNSEKSKVGSITRLKFLSCLMTKVNGTYRFRPTMEARRNLKRTLRRLTKRNRPGTFKEIISEINQVTRGWINYFGKGFITGFVTKLQSWLNRRIRQLILKRWKRIKTKYKMLRKYGLDHKSAMKIANSRKKYWRLSSTHEVHRALTTKRLYKWGLEPLTQLAETAYARY